One genomic window of Campylobacter fetus subsp. fetus includes the following:
- the argH gene encoding argininosuccinate lyase has product MQKMWEGRFSESSSELLEAFNASIEFDKELYKQDIEGSIAHAKMLGKCGILTTEQSQKIINGLQQVKSEIDNSEFEFKIENEDIHMAVEKRLSEIIGKELGGKLHTARSRNDQVALDFKLFVQQQSVIISNLILELMVVLKDIAAEHKNTLMPGFTHLQHAQPISLAYHLLAYAFMFKRDYERLICCYQRNDLSPLGSCALAGTPHPINRKMVAEELGFKDITQNGMDSVSDRDFALELLFNISLIFTHTSRLCEELILWSSSEFRYITISDKFSTGSSIMPQKKNPDVAELIRGKTGRVYGNLISLLTVMKALPLAYNKDMQEDKECVFDSVKTAINSLIILKEMLKTTTFNKDFMLKACKNGHLSATDLADYLVRNLDIPFREAHFITGKCVALAEKLGKDISELSLDELKSIHQDIKSDALEVLKLENSKEARQSEGGTGNKSVDTQLNELNSFLNLKR; this is encoded by the coding sequence ATGCAAAAAATGTGGGAAGGTCGATTTAGTGAGAGTAGCAGCGAACTTTTAGAAGCTTTTAACGCCTCAATAGAATTTGATAAAGAGTTGTATAAACAAGATATAGAGGGCTCAATAGCTCACGCCAAAATGTTGGGAAAATGCGGAATTTTAACCACAGAACAATCGCAAAAAATTATAAACGGACTGCAACAAGTAAAAAGCGAAATAGACAACTCTGAGTTTGAATTTAAAATAGAAAATGAAGATATACATATGGCAGTTGAAAAGCGACTATCCGAGATTATAGGCAAAGAGCTTGGCGGTAAGCTTCACACAGCAAGAAGTAGAAACGATCAAGTAGCTCTTGATTTTAAACTTTTTGTGCAACAACAAAGCGTTATAATTTCAAATTTAATATTAGAATTAATGGTGGTTTTAAAAGATATCGCTGCTGAGCATAAAAATACGTTAATGCCTGGTTTTACACATCTTCAACACGCACAACCAATTAGCCTTGCATATCATTTATTAGCGTATGCTTTTATGTTTAAAAGAGATTATGAAAGGTTGATTTGCTGCTACCAAAGAAACGACTTAAGTCCACTTGGATCATGCGCACTTGCCGGAACTCCTCATCCAATAAATCGAAAAATGGTAGCTGAAGAACTCGGATTTAAAGATATCACACAAAACGGTATGGATAGTGTTAGCGATAGAGATTTTGCGCTTGAACTTCTTTTTAATATAAGCCTTATATTTACTCATACATCAAGACTTTGTGAAGAGCTTATACTATGGAGTAGCAGTGAGTTTAGATACATTACTATAAGTGATAAATTTAGTACCGGCTCAAGCATAATGCCGCAAAAGAAAAATCCGGATGTTGCCGAGCTTATAAGAGGAAAAACAGGTAGAGTATACGGCAACCTCATTTCACTTTTAACAGTTATGAAAGCTCTTCCGCTTGCTTATAATAAAGATATGCAAGAAGACAAAGAATGCGTATTTGATAGTGTTAAAACTGCGATCAACTCTCTTATTATACTTAAAGAGATGTTAAAAACGACTACTTTCAATAAAGATTTTATGTTAAAAGCTTGTAAAAACGGTCACCTTAGCGCTACTGATTTGGCGGATTATTTAGTAAGGAATTTAGATATACCATTTAGAGAAGCTCATTTTATCACCGGGAAATGCGTGGCATTAGCTGAAAAACTTGGTAAAGATATAAGCGAGCTCAGCTTAGATGAGCTAAAAAGTATCCACCAAGATATCAAAAGTGACGCTTTAGAAGTGTTAAAATTAGAAAACTCAAAAGAAGCTAGACAATCTGAGGGCGGCACCGGCAATAAAAGTGTCGATACGCAATTAAACGAACTAAATTCGTTTTTAAATTTAAAAAGATAG
- a CDS encoding FeoA family protein produces the protein MDLSKLEINQKAILTGINGLKNTKRRFRSFGLDIGSKIQIKQKSITNSNIEILSEHGLIALRENEAKMLSCELLAEK, from the coding sequence ATGGATTTATCTAAATTAGAAATAAATCAAAAAGCTATACTCACTGGGATAAACGGACTGAAAAATACAAAAAGAAGATTTAGGTCATTTGGACTCGATATCGGATCTAAGATACAAATCAAACAAAAAAGCATAACAAATTCAAACATAGAGATACTAAGCGAACACGGTTTAATAGCTTTGAGAGAGAATGAGGCAAAAATGCTAAGCTGTGAACTGTTGGCTGAAAAATGA
- a CDS encoding FMN-dependent NADH-azoreductase → MKTLLINAHPKFDEKDTFSYSLQSKFKNKFENEFDTNSLCSINLYNSAIPKLDRDMLNLFQNQQNDELQTQMNSIMEQFLSSKRIVIVMPLHNFNIPARLKDYMDNILIAKKTFAYTSGGSIGLMNDDRKVLVLCSSGSVYTDGGRYANLDFACQYLKAMFCEIMGFNNFYIVRAEGTSMSKFSKDGILSKAYLDLDKTFAEFYKLS, encoded by the coding sequence ATGAAAACACTACTCATAAACGCTCATCCTAAATTTGATGAGAAAGATACGTTTTCTTACTCTTTGCAGAGTAAATTTAAAAATAAATTTGAGAATGAATTTGATACAAACTCATTATGTAGCATAAATTTATACAATAGCGCAATACCAAAACTTGATAGAGATATGTTAAATTTATTTCAAAATCAACAAAATGACGAACTTCAAACACAGATGAATAGCATAATGGAGCAATTTTTATCCTCAAAACGAATAGTAATAGTTATGCCTTTGCATAATTTTAATATCCCAGCACGTTTAAAGGACTATATGGACAACATTCTTATCGCTAAAAAGACGTTTGCCTACACAAGCGGCGGTTCGATAGGACTGATGAACGATGATAGAAAAGTTCTTGTTTTATGTTCTAGCGGATCAGTTTATACAGATGGAGGAAGATATGCAAATCTTGATTTTGCATGCCAATACCTAAAGGCGATGTTTTGCGAGATCATGGGTTTTAACAATTTTTATATAGTTAGGGCCGAAGGTACGTCAATGAGTAAATTTAGCAAAGACGGTATTTTAAGCAAAGCTTATTTGGATTTAGATAAGACTTTTGCCGAATTCTATAAACTAAGTTAA